In Palaemon carinicauda isolate YSFRI2023 chromosome 1, ASM3689809v2, whole genome shotgun sequence, the genomic stretch ATGTTTCTCCAATCTGGGCGCCATCTCTCAACGTAAGATCAAGTAAACGGAACATCATGGCTTTCCGATCCTATAAAAGTGGTTCACGATTAAGTTTCGCTCCTACGAAATGGGTTAATGAATATGCCTAGATCCTGGAAAAAACAGTTAATGATTATATTTCGATCCTGAAATTggctttattattttattttgatccaGAAGAACAGGTTGATTTCGTTTCGATCATGAAGAAAAGGTTCACAATTGATTCCGTCTTGATAAAAGGGGCATGATTTTGTTTTGATCCTGATTTTGTTAAAATTCAGTTACCAGGACTTCGTAAATTAAAATACACAAATATGGATATCAGCAGAACCTTTGGGCTTTCTTTCCCAAACAGTCttgtttcttttttcatgtttGTTACATGAGGTCATTAAAAGTCTTGCATTTATATCATGATCCTTATGGGAATCAATATGAgtacatctttattattattattattattattattattattattattattattatcattattattattattattacccaagctacaatcctagttgaaaaagcaagatgctataagcccaagggctccaatagggaaaaatagcccagtgaggaaaggaaatagggaaataaataaatgatgagaacaaaataacaataaatccttctaaaaatagtaataacatcaaaataggaatgtcatatataaactattaacaacgtcaaaaatagatatgtcatatataaactataaaaagactcatgtcagcttggtcaacgtaaaaacatttgctcactGATATATAACAATTAGTAGCCTAAATTATCTTAACATTTGATGCAGATCTACAAAACGATGTGTCCTATTACTTGAGTCTTAAATAATTGTAGAAACATGTAGGCCTATTTCCGATAATTTGATATGGAATATATAATTTGAAATGATTAGGCTATGTAGGCCTACTTATTGTAGTCAAACTGTACATATTAATATAgcatattatcaaaataatgatgAAGGTTAATACCCTTTccttgtgattaaaaaaaaaacatgttttagaTTAAAGTTTAAGATCTTGTCTAGAGAGACAGATGGATTAGAATTTTCACCTTCTCGTAACTGTCGAACAGAGCCCGTGTCAATCGTCTGCTACTTTCCGAGTGCCGAGTAATGAGGGCCAGGAAATCTCCTTTGTTGGTGCGGTTAACGATGTCGCCATAAGCTTCTGGGAAAACCTGCAAGTCAGAAGGAATTCGTTTTATATTATATGGGTTTTTATCAAATCGTTTCAGGAACTTAATTTTTAATGCAATATTTGGACTTTAAGGATATCCATAAATCGCAATCGATAAAACTTAAGAgtatattttctaaagaaacacTTTGACTGCATCGATGACGACTTGAAAAATTAACTCGAAAAATATCTTCGATCCACAAAAGCATACATATGAGCATGATGATATAGACACGAAAATCCACTTCACACAAAGtagcattaaaaaagaaaaaaaaagaaaaaagacatccCGCTTCTATCTCAAAAAGGCTAATATCTGTCATCCAAAAGCAGCTAATGAAATCAACGAGACACTTAACTTTAAGTGGTAATTATGATCTCATAAATCTATAAGGCTACGCCAGTACAAGTGTGATGTAATAAGAAAGTATGGAAGTAAAGTTGAACAATAAATCAGAACACTCCACTCACATCTCTGAAGTCGTCTGGAAGCACTTGAGATCTGTCTTCCATGTTATATTTGCTGATGGAGTCCAATATTATTGCGCCTTGGAATCTTTCAGGAGACCTTTCGAGATATGACCACAACCACTGGTGCAAGAAAAGGTAAGATCCTGGTTTACCTGAAGTTTTTCCATCCTGAAAGAAAATAAAAGCGGAATGTTTGGTCAATGAGTCGTTTAAAATATTTTGGTTACATCTATTCTAATATGACAAAATAGTTCGATACAAAAACATTCTCTTTACTGAGATTTTCTGGTGGCCACAAAATACCAAATGAGTTTCATATTGCTGCTTTTAACCTTTGGTGTATCTCCTATCCCTTCTTTTAAAATGGTAGACTACCCGTTCTACTTCCAAACTATCCTGTCGAATAGTTCCACAATTAATGTTAAAGAAAACTAATTGTACTTACATATTCTTTTGTATTGATATCAAAAGCTACGAAAAGAACCGTCCCGGTAGCATTGTTATTCTTATTCAAGTAATATTGTTGCGTGTAGTTCCTCGCAATCTCCAAGAGCGCTGCTACTCCAGCGCCATTGTCTTCAAGCGGAGACGTCTGTGAGACCGTAGTGTCAACATCGGCCCCTATGAGAATGACCGGCCCGTCTGAAGGACCTTCCGCAATGCCAATAATGTTTTTCCCTGTAAACTGAGGATTCCAAGGATACAACGGTCAGTCGTCAAATATATCAACtccatattttatttgaattattattattattattattattattatttgctaagctacaatcctaagcaggatgctataagcccccgggctccaacacggaaaaatagcccagtgaggaaaggaaataaataaactacatgaaaagtaatgaatatttcaaaaaagatgttttaaaaacagtaacaacattagaataaatctttcctatataaactaaaaaaataaaataaaaaaaggaagagaaataagatagaatagtatgcccgagtgtacccttaagcaagagaactctactctaagacagtggaagagcatggtagcCCTTAAGAAATTATGACACTACTTAAGACAAAGTAACAATGGTGGAATCAGATGATTATTCCATTTTATGGCAGCTTTTACTTAGCAAATAGTCAGGCAAAAGATATTTTAAGTTagtcaagaattataaaaaaaaaaaaatgagaataagaaATAAACTCACCGTAGTGTCCACACCATCTACATTAACGGAAGTATTGAAGGTATGAAGTTTGGTGGTGAGGTTGTAGGAGTTGAATTGGCGGTAGACGTAATCCCGAGCTTCGTACCAGGCGGTATTGCTGGAGGCTGAAGGGTTGCGGATGGTATTCAGTTGGTCCAAGTGGTGCTCTAGGTGGAATGGCTGCGAGGTATCACTTCTAACTAATCCTggaataataatgaggataatgacaAAAAGGATAACAATAACATCGTTCCCTTTATCACAAAAATCtagtatcttgcttgagggtacactcgggcacactattctatcttatttctctttcacttgttttgttaaagtttttatagtttatataggagatatttattttaatgttactattcttagaatattttatttttccttctttcctttcctcactgggctattttcccagttggagctcctgggctagcattttgcttttccaactagggttgtagcttagcaattattattaataataatactataggctacatgaatatatttctttcctgtcacgctgagtggtagGGGAaaagggagtagccataccttggtgtGAGGGGGTACCTGGAGAGGCACACTCagtaaccacaatctcccacaatttgccgaaccagtgggttgtagttaggaaggaggaggggggtgggtaggaagggttgaatctgtgtgcgtgtagatttatcgaaatatttagccgtcatttttgacgtgtcgcgtatactagtatatgTGTAATATAGGTGCGCACCTGTGAAAACCGTACTTCCTCCCAATGCCATTGAAGGCGATAATAAATAGGATTATGATAATACAAAATAGAtctttacataaaaatattattcTCTCCAATTATGCTACTCTATGTGATGGATCGGCTAATttgttcattgaaaaaaaaatgagcaataattttatgacttaaattttttttttcttttattattattgataactccAAAGGAACAGAGGAATGCCCTTTTCCTTCCTTTCCTTTTGGGACTAAATATTAATCCTAGAATATCATTTGAATCCAGTTTTAGAAAATAAAGTAACACGCTTCAGATTATTGAATATTCAAAGAGCCTGTAAAGTGAATTAAAACCGATTGAGGCTTAATTATTTCCTACCGGTTTATAATTGTAGCCTATACATGACATATTCTCTATT encodes the following:
- the LOC137654512 gene encoding uncharacterized protein YfbL-like translates to MAPSLWILVASSVIVGLVRSDTSQPFHLEHHLDQLNTIRNPSASSNTAWYEARDYVYRQFNSYNLTTKLHTFNTSVNVDGVDTTFTGKNIIGIAEGPSDGPVILIGADVDTTVSQTSPLEDNGAGVAALLEIARNYTQQYYLNKNNNATGTVLFVAFDINTKEYDGKTSGKPGSYLFLHQWLWSYLERSPERFQGAIILDSISKYNMEDRSQVLPDDFRDVFPEAYGDIVNRTNKGDFLALITRHSESSRRLTRALFDSYEKDRKAMMFRLLDLTLRDGAQIGETFHMFDHQSHYHFWTFHPSDRPVPLPAILLTDTDVHRKSADTCSNPCSAEEFMTRPKRAFMEKTVESVVQTLVSLLIERPDEVTSSGIELMPSLGIMILSVCLSKLLR